One window of the Eucalyptus grandis isolate ANBG69807.140 chromosome 8, ASM1654582v1, whole genome shotgun sequence genome contains the following:
- the LOC104416996 gene encoding increased DNA methylation 2-like, whose amino-acid sequence MTNDQRFLLTVIIATYFGPHLKGKGQPTSWRCREYARDCHNIFPISWLAPAMMVVQMMHIYYCILRKASQSVMVALPLLLNFFCDTLPARMLGPGSNNLQFINFIPTNLHPCSHVEERFMAIDNIIFIDNLSTSYLREKVVARLKILTGPQHFVLQKDAPKLPIYVTNEVFYEAIAREGRSEGQPYFSVPCHGSHGRKCNISVAFSPLNTTGAAATCSAGVGVVWNAEVELAGSIIGRVTLAESDNVSPPGVRIDQTAAFSYEFNMDGEVLIEGEIATGGNTVESRTGNPCPPGHFSLRFQLPGCVYPRRDNCNFCSNGIFEGIVKKQIEN is encoded by the exons ATGACTAATGACCAGCGCTTCCTGCTGACGGTCATTATTGCAACATACTTTGGGCCTCATCTCAAGGGGAAAGGCCAGCCCACAAGTTGGCGATGCAGAGAATACGCGAGAGATTGCCACAATATATTCCCAATCAGCTGGCTGGCTCCAGCGATGATGGTGGTACAAATGATGCACATATACTATTGTATACTCAGGAAGGCCAGTCAGTCTGTCATGGTGGCCCTGCCTTTGTTGCTCAACTTCTTCTGTGACACACTTCCAGCCAGAATGCTTGGTCCTGGTAGCAACAACCTGCAGTTCATCAACTTCATTCCAACCAACCTGCACCCTTGTTCGCATGTCGAAGAGCGATTTATGGCAATAGATAACATCATCTTCATCGATAACCTGAGCACCTCTTACCTCAGGGAAAAGGTTGTTGCAAGGCTTAAGATTTTGACTGGGCCGCAGCATTTCGTTCTGCAGAAGGATGCTCCCAAGCTACCTATTTATGTCACCAATGAGGTGTTCTATGAAGCGATAGCACGAGAGGGGCGTTCCGAGGGACAACCTTATTTTTCCGTGCCCTGTCATGGTTCTCATGGAAGAAAATGCAACATCAGCGTGGCGTTTTCTCCGCTCAATACGACAGGTGCCGCTGCCACCTGTAGTGCTGGAGTTGGAGTGGTTTGGAATGCGGAAGTGGAGCTTGCAGGATCCATCATAGGGCGTGTGACCCTTGCAGAGTCTGACAACGTTTCACCTCCAGGGGTCAGAATAGATCAAA CTGCAGCCTTTAGCTATGAATTCAACATGGATGGCGAGGTCTTGATCGAAGGAGAGATTGCTACAGGTGGGAACACGGTTGAAAGCAGAACAGGAAACCCTTGTCCACCTGGACACTTCTCTCTCCGTTTTCAGCTGCCCGGTTGTGTCTATCCCAGACGTGACAACTGCAACTTTTGCTCAAATGGGATCTTCGAAGGAATTGTGAAGAAGCAGATTGAAAATTGA
- the LOC104416997 gene encoding increased DNA methylation 3-like has product MAQPVNAAAASPAAPAGEGMMTDDQRFLLTVIFGTYFGPQLKGERSPYKSAMQRVCERLPRYTHDQLAGSQMMVVQMIHMYYHILRKADKSVVLALSFLLKFLHDTLPAKVLGPTSNYPRFIDLFPIDLHPWSFVEGRFMAIDNVVFIDNPSTSFLREEVVARFKSLTGLQEFILDKDVAILPAYVTEKSFYEVVARDAQSEGQDNFFMPYGGSHRRRCKSNVALDVKPLRMVPHEGSPSSTSARSSGVRDTYIKAQLDPKVVFSPLSTTEVQYHGAAAACSAGVGVAGNADVRLTGSTTWRVNLAESEDCYLFQVSLPGVRRDQTFGWEVDMSGEVLIEGETATSGQVVESRTGNLCPSGHFSLCFQLPSRVDPRLSNCNFGSDGIFEGVVKKLIDN; this is encoded by the exons ATGGCTCAACCGGTGAATGCTGCTGCGGCATCCCCTGCTGCTCCTGCAGGTGAAGGCATGATGACTGATGACCAGCGCTTCCTCCTGACCGTCATTTTTGGAACATACTTTGGGCCCCAACTCAAAGGTGAAAGGTCACCCTACAAGTCGGCGATGCAGAGGGTATGTGAGAGATTGCCACGGTATACTCATGATCAGCTGGCTGGGTCCCAGATGATGGTGGTGCAAATGATACATATGTATTATCACATACTTAGGAAGGCTGATAAATCGGTCGTGCTGGCCCTGTCATTTTTGCTCAAGTTCCTCCATGACACACTTCCAGCCAAAGTGCTTGGTCCTACTAGCAATTACCCTCGGTTCATCGACCTATTTCCAATTGACCTGCACCCTTGGTCTTTTGTCGAGGGGCGGTTTATGGCAATAGACAATGTCGTCTTCATCGATAACCCGAGCACCTCTTTCCTCAGGGAAGAGGTAGTTGCAAGGTTCAAGAGTTTGACTGGGCTGCAGGAGTTCATTCTTGATAAAGACGTGGCCATACTACCTGCTTACGTCACCGAAAAATCATTCTATGAAGTGGTAGCAAGGGACGCGCAATCAGAGGGACAggataattttttcatgccTTATGGTGGTTCTCACCGAAGAAGATGCAAGAGTAATGTGGCTCTAGATGTAAAGCCTCTTCGAATGGTTCCACACGAAGGCTCACCCTCCTCCACGTCGGCAAGGTCCTCTGGAGTACGCGACACCTACATCAAGGCTCAACTTGATCCTAAGGTGGTGTTTTCTCCACTCAGTACGACGGAGGTGCAATATCATGGTGCTGCAGCCGCCTGTAGTGCCGGAGTCGGAGTGGCTGGGAATGCGGACGTGAGGCTTACAGGATCCACCACCTGGCGTGTGAACCTTGCGGAGTCTGAAGACTGTTACCTGTTCCAGGTGTCACTTCCAGGGGTCAGAAGAGATCAAA CATTTGGTTGGGAAGTTGACATGAGCGGCGAGGTCTTAATTGAAGGAGAGACTGCCACGAGTGGGCAGGTGGTTGAGAGCAGAACAGGAAATCTCTGTCCATCCGGacacttctctctctgttttcagCTGCCCAGTCGAGTCGATCCCAGACTGTCCAACTGCAACTTTGGCTCAGATGGGATCTTCGAAGGAGTTGTGAAGAAGCTGATCGACAATTGA